CGATTTAGGGGCGTCCGGAGAGACCCAAGGCTAAAGCCTTGGGCTACCTAGAAGCAAAGGCGTTAAGGCGAACCGCAATTGTTGCGATCTAGACGCTGGTTCTACAAGTTTGAGTTTGCGGTGGAGGGACTCCCTCTCTGCCGTAGCAACAACGCCGCGAGCGTGAGGGTGCCAGCACGGTGAGCATCAACCACCCACTGGCGGCGTATCTGACGGGAGATGGAGTAACGCAATGAAGAAGCTTCAGTATCTGTTTATGTCGTTGGCCGCGATGCTGCTCGCAACGCCGGCTTTTGCGCAGGGTGCAACGCAGTACTCGCCCGCTTCGCAGTGGGTTCCTCTGGCTGCTGGCCTGGGCATGGCCCTTGCAGCCGGTCTCTGCGGTCTGGGTCAGGGTAAGGCGACTGCTTCGGCCACCGAGGCTCTTGCTCGCAACCCCGGCGCTCGCCCCGGAATCTTCATCTTCCTGATTCTCGGTCTGGCGTTCA
This region of Acidobacteriota bacterium genomic DNA includes:
- a CDS encoding ATP synthase F0 subunit C; amino-acid sequence: MKKLQYLFMSLAAMLLATPAFAQGATQYSPASQWVPLAAGLGMALAAGLCGLGQGKATASATEALARNPGARPGIFIFLILGLAFIESLALFTFVIIFLKVQA